The following are from one region of the Polaribacter marinaquae genome:
- a CDS encoding helical backbone metal receptor yields the protein MKDDLRIISLVPSITELLVDLGLEAQIVGITKFCVHPKNLLKEKTVVGGTKNIKIDKIEALNPTIILCNKEENTKEIVTKCSKITKTYVSDLFTIKDVLNLIDYYGKILFCEDKASEIISEIELKLNDFNQFIKNKPTLNVVYFIWKNPWMIAANNTFINHLLEINNFNNIYKNLSRYPEINIDDLKTRNIDCIFLSSEPFPFKEKNKNDFISNSKVYLVDGEYFSWYGTRLIKAFDYFKKLRNDIESFNALNN from the coding sequence TTGAAAGACGATTTAAGAATCATATCATTAGTACCTAGCATAACCGAACTGCTCGTCGATTTAGGTTTAGAAGCTCAAATTGTTGGTATTACAAAGTTTTGTGTACATCCTAAAAATCTTTTAAAAGAAAAAACAGTTGTTGGTGGCACAAAAAATATCAAGATAGATAAAATTGAAGCTCTAAACCCAACAATTATTCTTTGCAATAAAGAAGAAAATACAAAAGAAATCGTAACAAAATGCAGCAAAATCACTAAAACTTATGTTTCTGATTTGTTTACTATTAAAGACGTACTTAATTTAATTGATTATTACGGAAAAATTCTTTTTTGTGAAGATAAAGCTTCTGAAATAATATCAGAAATTGAATTAAAATTGAACGATTTCAATCAATTTATTAAAAATAAACCTACCTTAAATGTTGTTTATTTTATATGGAAAAACCCATGGATGATTGCTGCTAATAACACATTCATTAATCACTTATTAGAAATAAATAATTTTAATAATATTTATAAAAATTTAAGTCGATATCCAGAGATAAACATTGATGATTTAAAAACCCGAAACATAGATTGTATCTTTTTATCATCAGAACCTTTTCCTTTTAAAGAAAAAAATAAAAATGATTTTATTTCTAACTCGAAAGTATATTTGGTTGATGGCGAATATTTTTCTTGGTACGGAACCAGACTTATAAAAGCGTTTGATTATTTTAAAAAATTAAGAAACGATATAGAATCATTTAATGCTTTAAATAATTAG
- a CDS encoding RagB/SusD family nutrient uptake outer membrane protein, producing MLKKISALLLVVLTITLTSCNEDFLETKPTDAISAGDALSTPENMALVLNGLHRLMYAQAGIIPGGSNSRAGMQYWIPMFDVLTGDLIHTARANGWMRAELQWNVHTLETSESVSQLWYQRYHFIASCNAIINKVEEDGLTIDANMSNILGQAYAYRAWAYHSLVTTYAKGYLIGNPSTDPGVPLLFKTEAPYTSEPRSSVQAIYDQINLDLGKSIEFFENASARVDKSQLNINAAYGIKARVALSEGDWQAASDAAKKAREGYPLINEADWKSGFNTVDLSEVIWGGNVIQSETTFFRSYFYYISPTFQGSQNRGNPKTISKEVYDAIPDTDYRADLFLPMAPNTNGAAANGEGGSFLTDPNYDTEEEFDAAKAEIVSKWGVTTRHNTHPYMHVKFRQKNPGTIDPDDVIYMRSSEMYLIEAEAEAMMNDVTGAQTALKPLAEERDSAFDVTVFDTKEKLMNQIKLQRRVELYGEGFSWLDHIRWDEGIDLTNSGAAEVLYQAGFKQDKPSLNDAWIWKIPQREIDANPNLTEADQN from the coding sequence ATGTTAAAAAAAATAAGCGCATTGTTGCTAGTGGTTTTAACGATCACTTTAACATCATGTAACGAAGATTTTTTAGAAACTAAACCAACAGATGCAATTTCTGCAGGAGATGCATTGTCTACGCCAGAAAATATGGCATTGGTTTTAAATGGGCTACATAGATTAATGTATGCTCAAGCAGGTATAATTCCTGGTGGATCTAATAGTAGAGCTGGTATGCAATATTGGATTCCGATGTTTGATGTTTTAACTGGAGATTTAATTCATACGGCTAGGGCTAATGGATGGATGAGAGCAGAATTACAATGGAATGTTCATACTTTAGAAACTTCTGAATCAGTAAGCCAATTATGGTATCAACGTTATCATTTTATAGCTAGTTGTAACGCAATAATTAATAAAGTAGAAGAAGATGGTTTAACCATCGATGCTAATATGAGTAATATATTAGGGCAAGCTTATGCATATAGAGCTTGGGCTTATCATTCTTTAGTTACAACTTATGCTAAAGGATATTTAATTGGTAATCCTTCTACAGACCCTGGTGTGCCTTTGTTATTTAAAACAGAAGCGCCTTATACAAGTGAACCAAGATCTTCTGTTCAGGCCATTTATGATCAGATAAATTTAGATTTAGGAAAATCTATTGAATTTTTTGAAAATGCATCTGCAAGAGTAGATAAATCTCAATTAAATATAAATGCAGCATATGGTATCAAAGCTAGAGTTGCTTTATCTGAAGGTGATTGGCAAGCTGCTTCTGATGCGGCAAAGAAAGCTCGTGAAGGTTATCCTTTAATTAACGAAGCAGATTGGAAGTCTGGGTTTAACACAGTAGATTTATCAGAAGTAATTTGGGGAGGTAATGTAATTCAATCTGAAACTACATTTTTCCGTTCTTATTTCTATTATATTTCTCCTACCTTTCAAGGAAGTCAAAACAGAGGTAACCCTAAAACAATAAGTAAAGAAGTTTACGATGCGATTCCGGATACAGATTACAGGGCAGATTTATTTTTACCAATGGCTCCTAATACAAATGGTGCAGCTGCAAATGGTGAAGGAGGAAGCTTTTTAACAGATCCTAACTACGATACTGAAGAGGAGTTTGATGCAGCTAAAGCAGAAATTGTAAGTAAATGGGGTGTTACAACAAGACATAATACTCACCCATACATGCATGTGAAATTTAGACAAAAAAATCCAGGAACTATAGATCCAGATGATGTAATTTATATGCGTTCTTCTGAAATGTATTTAATTGAAGCAGAAGCAGAAGCTATGATGAACGATGTAACTGGCGCTCAAACAGCTTTAAAACCTTTAGCTGAAGAAAGAGATAGTGCTTTTGATGTAACTGTTTTCGATACAAAAGAAAAACTAATGAATCAAATTAAACTTCAAAGAAGGGTAGAGTTATATGGAGAAGGGTTTAGTTGGTTAGATCATATTCGTTGGGATGAAGGTATTGATTTAACAAATTCTGGAGCTGCAGAAGTATTGTATCAAGCCGGATTTAAACAAGACAAACCTTCTTTAAATGATGCTTGGATCTGGAAAATTCCTCAAAGAGAAATTGATGCAAATCCAAATTTAACTGAAGCAGATCAAAATTAA